ACATTATCAAGATAATTATCCATTAACGTCTTGGCTGATTCCTCATATGAATAAACGAAGGCTTTCTGCACTTCTTTTTTCGCCATCTCATCAAATTCTTTACGCGCGAGTGAAATGCAGGTTAAGTAGTGCTCCTTCAAATCCTTCGAAATGGAGGCATGCTGTCCGAGTCCTTCTTTAAGTGAGCGAAGAACATCAAGTGCGTTGATGGATTCCATTTCCTTTCGGATGATGGTAGAGGAAATCCGGTTAATCACATAACGCGGATCCACACCGCTCATTCCTTCATCCGGGAATTCCTTATGAAGCTCTTCAAGATCAGCATCTCCCAAGCCTTCTACAGAATCGCCGTCATACAGCTTCATTTTTTTAATCAGATCAATATCTTTGCGGTTTGGCTCCTTCAATCTTGTGAGAATTGTAAATACAGCAGCCGTCCTCAGCGTGTGGGGAGCAATGTGTACATCTGATACATCGCTTTCTGAGATCAGCTTTTCATAAATTTTCTCTTCCTCTGACACCTTCAGATTATACGGAACCTTCATAATGATCATCCGGGAATGTAACGCTTCATTTTTCTTATTAGCGATAAAGGAACGGTACTCCGTTTCATTTGTGTGGGCTACAATCATCTCATCAGCTGAAATCAGCGCGAATCGTCCGGCCTTAAAATTCCCTTCCTGAGTAAGTGATAACAGGTGCCACAGGAACTTTTCATCACATTTCAGCATTTCCTGAAATTCCATCATCCCTCTGTTCGCTTTGTTAAGCTCCCCATCAAAACGGTAAGCCCTTGGATCTGATTCAGACCCGAATTCAGCGATCGTTGAAAAATCAAGGCTTCCGGTTAAATCAGCAATATCCTGGGATTTTGGATCTGACGGGCTGAAGGTACCGATCCCGACCCGTTTATCCTCAGAGAAAAACACTCTCTCCACCGGCACCTGATCGATTTGACCATTGTACTCTTTTTCGAGTTTCATCATATTTAACGGAGAAAGATTTCCTTCGATTCTGATGCCATATTCCTGAAAAAAATCCTCCCGCAATGCTTCAGGAATCAGATGCAGAGGGTCCTCATGCATGGGACAGCCTTTAATGGCATACACTGCTCCCCGCTCTGTACGGGTATAGGCTTCAAGCCCTCTTTTCAGCATCGTCACAAGCGTCGATTTCCCTCCACTCACCGGCCCCATCAGCAATAAGATCCGCTTTTTCACATCAAGACGTCTTGCTGCAGGGTGAAAATACTCTTCAACCAGCTTTTCAAGCGGTTCCTCTAGCCCAAATAACCTTTCTTTGAAAAACTGATAATATTTCTTCCCGTTGACGGTTTCTACGCCTGCGTCCTGAATCATGTTGTAGATGCGCGCATGTGCGGATTGAGCGACCCAGGGCTTTTTTTCGAGAAGCTTCAAGTACTCTCCGAAGGTTCCTTCCCACTTCAAGGCAGATTCTTTATGTTGGTAATCCGTTACTTTTCTTAGCATATCCATTGGTACTCCCCCTCTTAACCGTCCTCTATAACACGGTATGCAAAAGGGAAGCGGATCATGTGCTTTTTCAGCCTGCCTGAACAATTGCTGTCTTTAGTTCAATCAGGGATGATTCCATCTCTTTAATCTTTCCGGTTTCCTTCGTAATATTATCCTGATAGTCCTGCATCTGTCTCATCGCTTCCTCATTTTCAGAAACGAGACTTTCAACAGTCGATGAAATGGCGTTAAATTCAGCCTTCAGCTGCACAGAATCATTTCTCGCAGACTCTATTTCACTGTCGCTCTGCTGAACACCCTTGATAATTTCAGTAAAGTGATGATTCATATCACTGATTTTACTGATATTTTTATTAATCTCCTCCGCTTTTTGCCTGCTATCAAAAGCGGCACTCTCTGTTTTTAAGACAATTTCATTTACCGATTGATCAATGGACCTCGTTGCTTCACCAACACTCGAAGCCAGCTTTTTCACTTCATCTGCCACCACTGCAAAACCCTTACCATGCTCTCCCGCTCTTGCCGCTTCTATGGATGCATTAAGTGCTAATAAGTTTGTCTGTTCAGCTACTTCTGAAATGACCTGAGACATTTTTTTAGTGGAAAGAATCTCTTCTTTTAACTGATTAAAATAATGATCCGTTGTTTTCACGTACGATTCAATTTCTTCCACTGTTCCCGCTGTTTCATCAGCAAGCTTTATGCCTTCCCTTGAATAACGGTCAATCGAAGAAAAGGACTGTTTAACGTCCTGCATTTTATCCGCTGTTTTATCTACTTTTCCACTAATCATATGTATGATCGCTGCAATCTCCTGATAAGAGGATAACTGTTTTCCGGATCTGGAATAGATCAAACCGAATTTTCCTGTATTATCCGTCATATTTGTTGTGATGGAACCGATGGAATGGCTGACTGAATCTGATGTCGCTGCAACCTGCTCCTGCTGGGAAGCTTTCATCTGGTGATTGAGCTCGATCTGGTCAAATAATTTATCCATTTGCCCCGCTAGATACCCAAGCTCATTTTTCGATTTGGACTGAATTCTCGCCTTCATGTCCCCCTGCTGAAATTTCTTTGTCGTTTCAATCATTTTCTGAATTGGACGTAACATCATACTGCGGATCGTCAGACCGATTAAAACCGTTGCAACAATGACATTCATAAAGTTATTCAGCCAAATACCAATCACACCGAGCTCAATCCCTGTCGACTGAATTGCCTGGATAATAAAACTTGAAATGGTTGTATTAAACAAAAGCACCGCAATCAGAACAGCAAGAAATCGAAACGTTAAACGATTCAGCATTTTCATATTCAAACACACTCCTTTTTTCCTAGTTCTATAGGACTTATATACACGTGGGTTTATCTGTTTAAACATTTTTTCAGCAATCCATTTGAATTTTAACAATCATGCGCTGTTTATGATAAAGTGATGACAGTTTCAAGTTAATCGCAAATTAACTGCCTTTCCTTTATTCACAATGCGGCTGTTGTCGGGTATACTTACTAGTAGTGATCAATTTGAACGCTTACAGGGAGGTTATATTCATGGGTACAGTACTTATTTTAGGTATTTGTGTAGCATTTCTTGCTGCTATTTTCTCTGCTGGCTATAACGATAAGCCGGGCTCTCATAAGGAATAATAAAAAGACCGTACAAGCGTACGGTCTTTTTATTATTTCCGGGCAAACTTTTTCTTTTCCACGAAATCCTTCATATACATTCTGCTCTTACGGCTGAGCATACCGGCCATTTGCTCCGTCCATTTATCCGAACGTTTCCCTTCCGTCCGCTGATGATAATAGCTTGAAATCACATCGTTATACTCCTCCAGCTCACTACGGACCGCTTCCTCATCGGACTGATACGTATTTTCATGGTAAACCGTTTTAAATGGATACCTCGGCTTAACAGCCGTTTCCTGATCAGGC
The nucleotide sequence above comes from Jeotgalibacillus aurantiacus. Encoded proteins:
- a CDS encoding methyl-accepting chemotaxis protein, coding for MKMLNRLTFRFLAVLIAVLLFNTTISSFIIQAIQSTGIELGVIGIWLNNFMNVIVATVLIGLTIRSMMLRPIQKMIETTKKFQQGDMKARIQSKSKNELGYLAGQMDKLFDQIELNHQMKASQQEQVAATSDSVSHSIGSITTNMTDNTGKFGLIYSRSGKQLSSYQEIAAIIHMISGKVDKTADKMQDVKQSFSSIDRYSREGIKLADETAGTVEEIESYVKTTDHYFNQLKEEILSTKKMSQVISEVAEQTNLLALNASIEAARAGEHGKGFAVVADEVKKLASSVGEATRSIDQSVNEIVLKTESAAFDSRQKAEEINKNISKISDMNHHFTEIIKGVQQSDSEIESARNDSVQLKAEFNAISSTVESLVSENEEAMRQMQDYQDNITKETGKIKEMESSLIELKTAIVQAG
- a CDS encoding PrkA family serine protein kinase, encoding MDMLRKVTDYQHKESALKWEGTFGEYLKLLEKKPWVAQSAHARIYNMIQDAGVETVNGKKYYQFFKERLFGLEEPLEKLVEEYFHPAARRLDVKKRILLLMGPVSGGKSTLVTMLKRGLEAYTRTERGAVYAIKGCPMHEDPLHLIPEALREDFFQEYGIRIEGNLSPLNMMKLEKEYNGQIDQVPVERVFFSEDKRVGIGTFSPSDPKSQDIADLTGSLDFSTIAEFGSESDPRAYRFDGELNKANRGMMEFQEMLKCDEKFLWHLLSLTQEGNFKAGRFALISADEMIVAHTNETEYRSFIANKKNEALHSRMIIMKVPYNLKVSEEEKIYEKLISESDVSDVHIAPHTLRTAAVFTILTRLKEPNRKDIDLIKKMKLYDGDSVEGLGDADLEELHKEFPDEGMSGVDPRYVINRISSTIIRKEMESINALDVLRSLKEGLGQHASISKDLKEHYLTCISLARKEFDEMAKKEVQKAFVYSYEESAKTLMDNYLDNVEAYCHKTKLRDPLTGEEMTPDERLMRSIEEQIGISENAKKAFREEILIRISAFARKGKRFDYQSHSRLKEAIQKKLFSDLKDVVKITTSSKTPDEQQLKKMNEVIARLIDEYGYNTVSANDLLRYVGSLLNR